A genomic window from Passer domesticus isolate bPasDom1 unplaced genomic scaffold, bPasDom1.hap1 HAP1_SCAFFOLD_367, whole genome shotgun sequence includes:
- the LOC135292453 gene encoding feather keratin Cos1-2-like, giving the protein MSCCKPCDPCCQPCGPCPLASSCNECCVRQCQSSHVAIQPPAVLVTLPGAILSSSPQNTAVGSSTSAAVGSILSSQGVPISSGGFDISCITNCFGGSRCRPC; this is encoded by the coding sequence ATGTCCTGCTGCAAGCCCTGCGAcccttgctgccagccctgcggcccctgcccgctggccagcagctgcaatgagtgctgtgtcaggcagtgccagagctcccaCGTTGCCATTCAGCcgcctgctgtgctggtgaccctgcccggcgccatcctcagctcctccccacAGAACACCGCCGTGggatcctccacctctgctgctgttggcagcatcctcagctctcagggagtgcccatcagctctgggggcttTGACATCTCCTGCATCACCAACTGCTTTGGTGGCAGCAGATGCCGTCCCTGCTAA